The candidate division KSB1 bacterium genomic sequence ACGAGAGAACCCTCAAACGCAAATGGCCGCACGGCAACGCGGTTCGGCCACCCAGCCAACTGCGCCGCCGCATGATCGAAGACTTGCAGCTTGCCGGCATGTCGGAGCGTAACCAACAAATGTACGTGCGCGCCGTGCGTCTGCTCGCCGAGCATTACAACAAACCACCGGATCAAATCACCGAAGAAGAACTGCGCCGCTATTTCCTGCACATCAAGAACGACAAAAAGCGGTCGCGCGCCGGCATCAACATCGCGCTCTGTGGCATCAAATTCTTCTACGAGAAAACGCTCAAATGCCGATGGCCCATTTTCAACGTCGTCCGGCCACACGCCGAAAAGAAATTGCCGGTGATTCTCAGCCCTTTGGAAAACCCATCGCAATCCCACGTGGATTTTTCCAGCGCCGGGACGCGGCGATATTCACCCCGTGAGATACTATTATGCTTAAGGAGTCCTTAATCAGTGTTATAATTATCTCACGGGGTGAATCGTGCCACCGCCACCACGCCGATGCCGTATTGCAACGTCCAAGACGCCTTTCCTCTGGCCTTGCGCGAAACCGGTATCA encodes the following:
- a CDS encoding phage integrase N-terminal SAM-like domain-containing protein, giving the protein MIEDMQCVGMSKERQRLYVRAVRQLAEHHHKPPDKITDEELRQYLLHLKTDTKRSRYSIIIARCGIKFFYERTLKRKWPHGNAVRPPSQLRRRMIEDLQLAGMSERNQQMYVRAVRLLAEHYNKPPDQITEEELRRYFLHIKNDKKRSRAGINIALCGIKFFYEKTLKCRWPIFNVVRPHAEKKLPVILSPLENPSQSHVDFSSAGTRRYSPREILLCLRSP